The genomic stretch GTCTCTTTATTGATTGGTACCATACATGACtcaagtggcaaaaaaaaaaaaaaaaaaaaaaaaaaaaaaaaaaaaaaaaaaaaaaaaaaaaaaaaaaaaaaaaaaaaaaaaaaaaaaaaaaaaaaaaaaaaaaaNgaaaaaaaaaaagaaaaatggaaaaaaaaagaaaaaaaggcaagatGAGGGGGAAAAAGCGGGGATGGGACATCCAACTTCACCTCACCCTTTCCTTTGGCTCCGGAGAGCATCCTCCCAAAAGTGGCTGGCCCAAAGGACCCAATAATCCAAAAGGGAGAATGGGGGGAGAGCAGGCCCCCACACACCCTGGGACTGCCCACAGGAAGAGGCGGCAGAGCCATGAGCCCGAGAACCCTGCTCTTGCCCTCTCCTCGCCTCACCCTGAGCCTCCACAGGCTCCAACTAGGAACTGGAGCGGAGGCTGCTGCTCCTCCATTGAAGGGGACATGGGGAGAGGCATGTCTGCTTCagttgggggtgtgggggagataGAGGCCTTTCTCTCCCTGAAGGGCTTAAGCTGGGTGGCCTTATGGCTCCCTGCCCTCAGAGAGGTTAGGGCTGGATGCAGTTTGAAAGGCTGGGAGAGGAGAGTTCTGGAGTGGAGGGGACAAAGTCCTCTCATCCTATTCCTGACACTGAGACAAAAAACACAGCGACAAACAAAGCAGCTCCCTTCCCTCTGTGCTCCCCGAGGGAGGGAACCTCCCCACCCATCCGAAACAGCTGCTCTAGTAGAGGACTGTAAAAATACACACTGTGGAGGGGTGGGGCTAGAGGGACTTCCAGGACCAGGAGGCCAGGCCAGAGCcctggaggctggggagacagacaggaggggGTTGTCAAAAGATGTGGTCACCAATGATCCCACCCCCAATCAATGACATGCTCCAAAACTCATCACccggagggaaagagaagagaggtggCGAAGACTCCTTGTCCTGAAGCGCGGCTCAAACTGTATACAACTGTGTGTGTACTCCCCTGCCCAATGCTTGCCCCCACCCGGGCCCTAGGCCCTCCATCCgtcagaaggagggaggaaactggattTTTCAACAGGGGAATAGGGGAacatgagtaatttttttttaatttacatttttaataatattatttttttaaaaacttggagCTGGGTAAGTGGCAAAAGGGAGGAGCCCAGAATTTTACCCTCTGTTGACAGCCACCTAGGGGAAGGGCATTCAACCACAGCCCCAACATTTAGTCCCTAAGGGCTGTAGGTATAAACCCCAGGATCCAAGGGAGAAATCAGGAAGATGAGGCGCCCAGAACCTGGGGTAAGAACGAGGGCAAATGCCCTGGGGAGAGGAGGGTCGGGACATTTCTCAGAGGCCCAGGGTCCACACAGGCATCCACATGAgtacccccttcccccaaaagGCTCTGCAGGGGCCAGGCCCAGCCCAGGGCAACTGGGGGGCAAATCTTGGCTCCTGCCCCCAGCGAGTCCAGTCCCTCCCTGAAGTGGGTGGATGGAGGTTGCCCATTTCAGACGCCCAGTCTCTTCATTCCGTCTTCTGCTCCCTGGAGCTGTGAGGGGTAGGCAGGCAGAGCGCTGGGTGGCGCTGGGTGGCCGTGGTAGAGCCTTCAGGCCATGGTAGGGCCTTCACTGGGAAGCCTGTGACGTGGGATTCTCCGATTTGCTCTCTTGGCTGGATGGAGGCTTGCTGTTCCAGGGGCTGTTGGCGCCCAGTGCAGGGGAGTTGTTAAAGCTGTCCTCGTCGTCAATGCCGTTGGCCGCGTCAAACTGGGTGTTCTCCAGCCGGGTGATGAGCCTCTCGTCCTCGTCCCCGAACTCCCCGCCCATCAGGGTGGgctcccccaccaccatcacATCCTGAGAGTGGCGGAGGTCCCCAAACATAATCGGGGCAGGGGCTCGCCCGACCCAGGGCAGCAGATATCCCTGAagcccccacaccctccccactAGAAGCTCAACACCCCGCCCCCTCTTCACACCCAAGCTTAAAATCCCAACTCCGGACACCCTCAGCTCCTGGATTCCTTCCCACAAAAGGACTCCAGAGCTTCAAAGCCTTTAGCCCCTACCCATTGGATTCTGGAAAGAAATATCCTTTCACTCCCCTGGCTCCCTAATGCATCTCCCTCACATTTGAGGGGACCCTTAAACTTCTGTTCATATATGTAAGTGTGAACAGATAAAAAGTGAaggtgactgtgtgtatgtgtacaaatgtGCATGTATTCTATAATATGCAACACCCAACTCTGCAGAGCCTTCTATCAGTGTGTGGATTCTGATGGTATGTGTCTGCCACACAGAATCTGCTCTGAACATCTTATGTTCATTCTCACAGCTGATTCTGTCCCATGCTCTGGGTACCCATGGCTGAGCTTGTTGTGAGTGATCACAGCCAAGCGTGCATGTGCCTGGCAAAGATTCTCTCATCAGTGGAAGGAGTCAGGTCATGCTGGCTCTAGAgcacatgaggaactgtctttGTTTCTATGCCTGCTAGTAAGCTCAGGCTCAGACAGGGGTCAGGGGTGAGCAGTGGGGCAgcccagaagagaagaaagccGAGATGCTTACAGGTACCTGGCTGGAGAGAGCGAAGGTGCTGGCTGGGCTCTTCttcttgctgttgctgttgttggtgtTGCCACCCCCCGAGCTCATGGTGCTACCCCCTGACATCTTCCGTTTCCTCCGTTTGCTGGGCTGCTGTCGTGCGGGCTCCGCTGTGCCAGAGAGAGAAGACTCAGGTGGGAGAGGGCCCTGGACCCCTGTTCTCCATTCCCATTCCTCAGATGCCCACCTTTACCCTGTTCTCAGCCTTGTAGTCCAAGGAGTAAGAAAGGAGCGGAGGGAAATTCATGTCAGGAGATAAAAGCTACAGCCTCAGGCGTCTGTCCCATCAAGAGCCTGTTAAGGGCTGGGGCAAGGGACTCACCGGGAGGCGCTACCATTCGCTGCCACTTCTGGAAGAGGCAGGTCTTGAGGCAGTCTCGGGGGCTGAGGCTGTAGGTCTTGTGGCGGGACATGAGTTCCTGCATGGGCTCCAGTATCACACAGAGCTGGGGGTAGGCCAGAAGGAGGGTTAGACTCTAAGGGGAAGAGAGACCTGGAGCTCAGATAAGAGAGGCTGGGACAACACTGGGGTCATCAGAGACTTACTCGGAGGTAGTTGAGGGTGGAATTGGACAGCCCACACCGGGTAATGTTTTTGGACAGCTGATCCAGCATCTGGGGGTCCTGGGcctagaggaggaggaagggcagtGGCATCAGGTTAGCTGAGCGAAAGGGCTACCATCAAACCCATCTCTCTAAGCACAGCACAGCCACTCAAGCCTGCTGCAGCCAGCCTCCCCCGATCTCAGGTCCTGCCCACAACTCACGTGCATGGCCAGGATACTTCTGGGGATGAGCTCTCTGTGCTGCCGGATGCTGAAGTGCCACGTCTTTATCCGCATCATGTCGTCAAACATGAACTCCAGGTACAACCGGCCTTCCACACACACCTGGGGATGGGTTTGTCGTATCATATTCCTgccctctttcacacacacacacacacacacacacacacacacacacacacaaatgttacaGCTCTCCCCCTGCATACACTTCTGctacctgtgtgtgtatctgggtgCATAACTGTCGCAGCATACCCCCGCCCCATACACCTGTCACACCTGGCctttacacactcacatatacttacacaccaTAGGAAAAATTAACAGAACCTCTTCCTGTTCCCAAGAAGCCAGAGAAAACCCCATCTGCTACACGCTCTATGAGGGCAGGCTCTCGTTCACCATATACCTCGGGGCCCAGAAAACTGACATGAACAAACTAAACAGATATCGGCTGGCTGCTCTATCTGCTCTCCCTTCTCATCTGGCTGCCTCCCATTATGCCACGCCTCCTTGGGGAAACCGCTGGAGCCCATGTTGGGGCTCCCTATCCTGCTGGTTCGCTGACCTGGGTAAACATGGGTTTGCCATGCTGGGTCACCATGCTGCCCTGGTCACAGTCGAGGGACACGAAGTTGCTATGGAATGCCTCCTTGGGGTGTTTGAGCACGTAGTACAGCTCCGTGGCACCCCCCTCAAAAATGCTTCGGAAGTAGCGTGGTATCAGGGTCCGGCCAATGGCTATAGAGATGGGACAAATTTTTTCAGGACAGAGATACGTCTcacagtggaagagaaaaaggaCCAAGACCTACCCCTTCACACTTCCAGACTCACAAACTACAGAGAAGGCGTAACACTGTCTCCCACAGAGGGCACTCACTATATCTCTTTGGTCCATCCTCCAGGCAGAAAGTGATGGTCAACATGGCGTCATCCTCAAAGAACTCAGTTGTGAAAGCATCCCACCAGAGATTGTCACACTCCTGAAGAAACCCAGagatgagtatgtgtgtggtaaGATATCCCACAGGGGTGCTCATCTGGACCCCGCTCCCCAAGTCTTCACTTCCTCTGCCATACCTCTGTCCAGTTCTGTAGCCGTTTGTTAAGCTCAAATATTCTATAGTCGGTTTGGTTACCATATGGTGTGTGCCtcctggggagggaaggaactgaGGTCAGTGGCTGAGCCGTGCTGTTCCTCCCCTCTCTGCTCAGACGCATGCAGAGGAAAATTCGCTTTCTGGCTAGCTGCGCTCCACTTACCCGATCCCAGGCTCCAGGTATGTAGGTGGGTACATGGGAGTTGGGCTGTGTGAGGAAAGAGATGATGAGAGTCACAGTGGAAGAGAAATTACCGCAGAAGGCCAGAACATTCCTGTCCCTTTCCAGGCAGTTTCCTGTCTAATGAggaccaggaagaaggaaagaactcaCCCCACATCCCGATCCAGCATGGTGCCggggtggaagggagggaaggcGTTGCCGTTCGGGGGCTCCTTCGGCGAGTACAGCTTGAATGACTTTGAGGAACAACCTAGCAGAGAGAACAGCACAGCTCGCCTGAGCTCCTTGGGAGGTCCTCTGGAAGCCTGCTAGACTGTATAGAAAAGAGCTGGTCTTCTGGAGTCTCTGGCCTGGTTACCAGACAGTGGTAAACTAGAGGAGGGGGCTACTCTAAGGATCACCTCTCACCCCTTCAAAATCTAGCTCCCATCTTATTAAGAGActgggactggggctggagagctggcccaggaGTAAGAGTGTGAACTGCTTACTCTATCTGAGGACTTCAGTTTGGTTTCCAGCCTATCGGGCTACTCATAACCTAGGtcactccagttcccagggaaatgacgccctcttctggcctctgcgggtACCTACACTTGTTTGCATTTAGTCTAATACCCCTCCCcactataattaaaaataaaacaaaactttagagaaaggaaggatggagtgaGCAAGCTGGGAGTACTGAGCCCTACTTCCAGTTCACACTCAAG from Mus caroli chromosome 19, CAROLI_EIJ_v1.1, whole genome shotgun sequence encodes the following:
- the Ldb1 gene encoding LIM domain-binding protein 1 isoform X2 translates to MSVGCACPGCSSKSFKLYSPKEPPNGNAFPPFHPGTMLDRDVGPTPMYPPTYLEPGIGRHTPYGNQTDYRIFELNKRLQNWTEECDNLWWDAFTTEFFEDDAMLTITFCLEDGPKRYTIGRTLIPRYFRSIFEGGATELYYVLKHPKEAFHSNFVSLDCDQGSMVTQHGKPMFTQVCVEGRLYLEFMFDDMMRIKTWHFSIRQHRELIPRSILAMHAQDPQMLDQLSKNITRCGLSNSTLNYLRLCVILEPMQELMSRHKTYSLSPRDCLKTCLFQKWQRMVAPPAEPARQQPSKRRKRKMSGGSTMSSGGGNTNNSNSKKKSPASTFALSSQDVMVVGEPTLMGGEFGDEDERLITRLENTQFDAANGIDDEDSFNNSPALGANSPWNSKPPSSQESKSENPTSQASQ
- the Ldb1 gene encoding LIM domain-binding protein 1 isoform X3, with the protein product MLDRDVGPTPMYPPTYLEPGIGRHTPYGNQTDYRIFELNKRLQNWTEECDNLWWDAFTTEFFEDDAMLTITFCLEDGPKRYTIGRTLIPRYFRSIFEGGATELYYVLKHPKEAFHSNFVSLDCDQGSMVTQHGKPMFTQVCVEGRLYLEFMFDDMMRIKTWHFSIRQHRELIPRSILAMHAQDPQMLDQLSKNITRCGLSNSTLNYLRLCVILEPMQELMSRHKTYSLSPRDCLKTCLFQKWQRMVAPPAEPARQQPSKRRKRKMSGGSTMSSGGGNTNNSNSKKKSPASTFALSSQVPDVMVVGEPTLMGGEFGDEDERLITRLENTQFDAANGIDDEDSFNNSPALGANSPWNSKPPSSQESKSENPTSQASQ
- the Ldb1 gene encoding LIM domain-binding protein 1 isoform X1, whose translation is MSVGCACPGCSSKSFKLYSPKEPPNGNAFPPFHPGTMLDRDVGPTPMYPPTYLEPGIGRHTPYGNQTDYRIFELNKRLQNWTEECDNLWWDAFTTEFFEDDAMLTITFCLEDGPKRYTIGRTLIPRYFRSIFEGGATELYYVLKHPKEAFHSNFVSLDCDQGSMVTQHGKPMFTQVCVEGRLYLEFMFDDMMRIKTWHFSIRQHRELIPRSILAMHAQDPQMLDQLSKNITRCGLSNSTLNYLRLCVILEPMQELMSRHKTYSLSPRDCLKTCLFQKWQRMVAPPAEPARQQPSKRRKRKMSGGSTMSSGGGNTNNSNSKKKSPASTFALSSQVPDVMVVGEPTLMGGEFGDEDERLITRLENTQFDAANGIDDEDSFNNSPALGANSPWNSKPPSSQESKSENPTSQASQ